The genomic segment ATTTCTTTCTTAAGCGGGATCAGGTCGAAAACCTTCTCATCTGCGATCATAATCGCAATCTTTGGTCCGATTTTAGCTTTAACGATTGGAAGCTTGGAACGGCGCATAAGTTTAGGTGTCTGTTCAATTACCATCTGAGGAAGTCCGGATTCTTTCAGTGGCATCCTCTTTTTATCGATAACCAGCATGGAAACGGTTTGTTTAGTTGCTTCAATCTGAGCCTGCTGTTCTTCCTGTTTCTTCTGGGCTTTTTTTCCGAAGAAATATAAACCGATCAGTGCAGCGATCAGGATAACAAGAATGACCAGAAGGACTATTGTTACTGTACTCATTTGCATCCTCCCTAATGTATGTGTTTTCACAGGGACTGTTGGTACGGACAGTCCATTGCATAAAAATTATTTTATCATTAAATAAGGTAAAACGCAATTGCAAAAAAAGAATTAATGGATGGAAAGCGGTAGAAATTTACATTATGAAAGGTTATAATTGTAGCAAAACTGTAATGCGACAATATTTGCCGGAGCGAACAGTAATGGGAAATATGCGGAATAGTTAAAGACATTTTTACAGGATGGAATCATAATGTGTGGTTATAATATATGTAACGGGAATTGTGGAGTTATTTTGTGAAAGAATAATTTGTGAGTAAAAAACGGATATGATAAAAAGGAGAAAAGCATGAGCGAATTAAAGCCCGACTCTGAGAAGAAAGAGGAGCGACTTTCAGATAAGGAAAAAGTAAATACAGAAAAGACAAATGCAGAAGAACTAAATGCAGAAGAACTAAATGCAGAAAAACCAAATGCAGAAGAACCAAATGCAGAAGAACCAAATGCAGAAGAACCAAATGCAGAAGAACCAAATGCAGAAGAACCAAATGTAGAAAAACTAAATGAAGAAAAACCAAATACAGAAGAGATAAACGAAGAACCTCCGGCAGCAAGCGAGGACGAAGATTTCTTTTTTGATGATAATAAAGCTTATGAAGCCCGTAGGGCAGCCAGACTGGAACGCCGCAATAAACTTCGCCGCAGAAAAAAAAGACTGCGTATCGCAGTCTGCATAGTGGTGGCGGCAGCCGCTGCAATTGGGATTGGAATAGGATTTTACGGGGAAGAACTGCAGAATTTTGTCAGTGAGCAGCAGGTTAAGATTGCGCAGATGGTGAAATCTGCAGACAGGAAAACAGAAGAAGAAAAAACAGCTCAGCAGACAAATGCAGAGGCAGAAGCTGAGAATGCGGTGACACCTGAAGTTCAGGATACGGATGGACTGAGTGAAGAGGACAAAACTCTTTACAGGCAGGCAAAGTATGCTGCAAAACAGTATGATTATGATAAAGCAATAAGTATGCTGCAAAACAGTGAGACTTATCAGACAAGTGAGAAGTTTCAGCATGCGGTTAAGGTTTATCAGAAAAAGAAGGAATCCTGCGTTTCCTGGCCGTTAGACCAGGTAACACACGTCTTTTATCATACTCTGATCAAAGATACCGGTAAGGCTTTTGACGGGGATTACAAGTCAGGAGATTACGATCAGGTTATGACAACGATTGATGAATTTAACCAGATTACTCAGAGCATGTATGATAAGGGATATGTCATGGTCAGCATTTATGATATGGCGACAGCGGATGAAAATGGGAATATGAATGCAGGGGAGATTCTTCTTCCTCCGGGTAAAGTACCGTTTGTGCTTTCGCAGGACGATGTGTGTTATTATCACTATATGGACGGGGACGGATTTGCAACCAAACTTATCGTAGATGAGGAAGGAAAAATCCGCAATGAATATGTGGAAGATGATGGCAGTATTTCCGTAGGCGATTATGATATGGTTCCTCTGATCGATCGTTTTGTAGAGGAACATCCTGATTTTTCTTACAGAGGTGCTAAAGGAATTGTTGCCCTTACCGGTTACAATGGAATTCTTGGTTATCGCACAGACAGCAGTTATGAAACCCGTCCGGATGATCTGGATGCAGATAAAGTAAAATGGCTGGATGAGCATCCGGATTTTAATCTGAATACAGAGAGAGAAAATGCAGCCAGAGTAGCGCAGGCTATGAAAGATGAAGGCTGGCTGTTTGCAAGCCATACCTGGGGACATCAGAATGTAAGTCAGATCAGTCTGGAGAGATTACAGGCAGATACACAGAAGTTTAAAGAGAATGTTGATCCTCTGATAGGCGGAACAGATATTATTATTTTTGCATTTGGAGCAGATCTTACCAGTGTTGAAGATTATTCGGGGGAGAAGTTCGAATATCTTAAGAGCCAGGGCTATAATTATTACTGTAATGTGGATTCAAGCCAGTATTTTGTGCAGATCCGCAGTAATTATTTCCGGCAGGGAAGAAGAAATCTGGACGGATACAGAATGTACTATAATCCGGAACTTCTCTCAGATCTGTTTGATGCACAGTCTGTGTTTGATTCTTCCAGACCGGTGCCGGTTCCAACCATGGGGTGAGTATGATCTCTGTGCATAACTGAAAGGGGACAATATATGAGAAAAAGGATAGCATGTGTAACAGCAGCTATTTTGAGTATTTCGTTAGGAGTAAGCGGATGTGGGCTCATTCCGTTTGAACAGGATATTCCATTTCTGAGTTCCAGAGCTGAAAATGTGGAAACTGAGAAAAAAACAGAACAGCAGACAATTGATGAACAGGATGCTGATACAGAGAAAAGTACAGAAGATACACAGCAGGATGATGGTCTGAATGAGGGAGAGCAGACTGACAACGAAGATACAGAAGAGGCAGATGAGAAACAGGAAAATCCTATGGAGCAGGCAGCGCTTATGGCTGTACAGTATGATTATGATGGCGCCATAGAACTGCTTAAGAGTCAGCCGGATTACGAAAGTAATACGGATATGCAGAGTGCAGTTTCGGATTACGAAAATACGAAATCCACCTGTACAGAATATCCGCTGGAGCAGATCACGCATGTGTTCTTCCATACACTGATCAAAGACACTGCCAGAGCATTTGACGGGGATTCAGACACTAATGGATATAACCAGTATATGACAACAATTGATGAGTTTAACAAAATCATACAGAGTATGTATGATAAGGGATATGTCATGGTCAGTCCGCACGACATGGCGGTTATCAATGAGGACGGAACTATGTCCAGAGGCAGTATTATGCTGCCGCCGGGAAAAATTCCATTTGTGCTTTCTCAGGATGATGTAAGTTATTATCACTATATGGACGGAGATGGTTTCGCATCGAAACTTGTAGTGGATTCCAATGGTGAGGTTAAGAACGAATATATTGAGGATGACGGAAGTGTTTCCACAGGGGATTATGATATGGTTCCGCTGATCGATACTTTTGTAAAAGAACATCCGGATTTTTCCTATCATGGAAGAAAGGGAATCCTTGCAATGACAGGTTATGACGGTGTTCTGGGATATCGTACGGATATTGCATATAAGACCGGAAAAAAACTGCAGGATGATCAGAAAAAATTCCTGAAAGATCATCCGGATTTTAACTATAAGCAGGAAGTGAAAAATGCAAAAAAGGTAGCTAAGGCTATGAAGGCAGAAGGCTGGGAATTTGCAAGCCATACATGGGGACATAAGGATGTGGCTGCCACTTCTCTGGATGATCTGAAAAGAGATGATAAAAAATGGAAGAAATATGTGGCTCCCATACTTGGAGAAACAGATATGATCATTTTTGCATTTGGTGCGGATATCGGAAGCTGGGAAGGATATTCGGCAGACAATGAGAAATATGAGTTTTATAAGAGTCAGGGATACCGCTATTTCTGTAATGTAGATTCCAGTCAGTATTTTGTACAGATTACAGATGATTATTTTCGACAGGGAAGAAGAAATCTGGATGGATACAGAATGTATTATAATCCGGAAATGCTCAGTGATCTTTTTGATGTATCGGAAGTATGGGATTCTTCAAGACCAACTCCGGTACCTGGAATGTAGAAGGGAGTATTGATTATTATGAAGAAAAAAATATATCTTGCCATGCTTGCAGTTTGTTTTGCACTGACAGCATCTGCGTGTGGTGATGGCGGTGCTGTTATCACAGACGGTACAAAGACAGAAGGAGCTGCTGACGGGAAGAAAGCAGAGACAGGAACTACGCGTCTTGTTTCTGTTGAGAATGTAGAGAAATATATTACGATCGGAGAATATAAAGGACTGACTCTGGACAATACGGTGGATGCGATCACTGACGATGATGTACAGGCGCAGATCGATGAGGATCTGAAAGATAAGGCAGAACCTGTATCTGATGCAGCGAAAGAAGGGGATCTGGTGACTGTAAATTATACAGGCACTAAAGACGGACAGACTTTTGACGGTGGTACTGCCAATAACTATGACTTTGTGATCGGCGACGGACAGATGTTTGAGGAATTTGAAAATGGTGTGATCGGGATGAAAAAAGGTGACACAAAGGAGATTAAAATTGATTTTCCGTCAGACTATGCAGACGAAACTCTGGCAGGTAAGGAAGTTATATACAAGGTTACGGTGCAGAACGTGCGGCGTGAAGGAGAACTTACAGATGAATGGGTTGCAAAGAACACTGATTATACAACAGTAGATGATTATCGTGAGAGTATTCGCAGTGAACTTGAGAAAAACGCAAAGGAATCTGCGCAAGAGGTTCTTAAGAATACTGCATGGAGTACAGTGCTTGAGAACTCTGAAGTAAAAGAATACCCACAGGAAGATGTGGATAAGGCTGTTTCTGAATTTAAGAAGAGTATGGAAGTTTATGCAAAACAGGCCGACATGACTCTGGAAGAGTTTACAGACAGTCAGGGTATTTCGCAGGATGATTTTGATGAACAATGTCAGCAGTATGCAGAGGGTAAGGTTAAGCAGAACCTGATCGTGCAGGGGATTATGGATGCAGAGGGACTGTCACTTGACGACAAAGAGAGCCTTCAGCTGCAGGATAAACTGGTAGAACAGATGGGTGTTTCTAGTATTGCAGAGCTGGTTGGAACTTACGGACAGGATTATGTAGATGAATCAGTCGGACTTCTCAGAGTGGAGGAGTTCATTATAAAAAATGCGAGTGTGAGTGAGAAAGTCGCAAACGGTGATGTGCTGGCAGATGATGCAGATGCTGTGGCAGAAAATGCGGAACAGGACAGTGATCAGAATGTATCAGATGAAGATACTGATGATTCCGGACAGGACAATTCAGATGTAGATGAGAATCTGGAAGAGGAATTAGGTACGGAAGATGTTGATCAGAGTGAATAATTGGCATTGTATTTACCTGATAAATGAGTTATGATTATTGATAAAAGTGGATTACTCCGTACTGTGATGTACGCTGTCAGGGACTAATTAACAAAAAGAAGCGGGGAAAGGAAACCATGGATAAGAGGGTGTTGCGCGAAAGAATGCGCAGAAAAAAACGCCAGATGATGATCAGGCATTATACAAAGGTCGGACTTTGTGTCATTGGCATGATCCTGGCGGTGGTGTTTGTGGTGAGAGGAATTATTATTCCAATCGCACATCATGTAGCCGGAGGCGGAAGCAGTGATCAGACTGTACAGGCTCAGGCAGATACAGAGGAAGTTCAGGCAAATTCCGATGCTGCTGTGAGACAGCCATTGAAGGGTAAATCAGATACAGATAAGGTTGCCGCGATGACAGCCGGATGGCATGAGGATGCTAACGGAAAGTGGTATCAGAATACAGACGGTACATATTTTTCAAATGGATTTCAGGATATAGATGGTGTTACCTATTCTTTTGACGGAAACGGATATATACAGACAGGATGGGTAGAAAAGGGAGTGAAGGATTATTACTTTAATGAAGACGGATCTTATGATCCGAGTAAGGTACGTCCGATGCTGGCACTGACTTTTGATGATGGTCCGGGACAGTATACAGATGAATTACTGGATTGTCTGGAACAGAATAATGCTCATGCAACATTCTTTATGCTTGGTCAGAATGTCAGTTCATATCCGGATGCACCAAAACGTATGCTTGAACTTGGATGTGAGATTGGAAGTCATTCCTGGGATCATACACAGCTGACGAGAATTGATCTTGATGCAGTTGCAAAGCAGTTCTCTGATACAGATGACGCATTGATTCAGGCATGTGGCCAGGCTGCGAGTGTGGCACGTGCACCTTACGGTGATGGAAATTCAGATATTTATAATACTGTAAATAAGCCATTCTTTATGTGGTCGCTGGACACAGAAGACTGGAAACTTTTGGATGCAGATGCGGATTACAGTGCAGTAATGAATGGAGATCTGACAGATGGAACTATCATCCTGATGCATGATATTCATGAGCCATCTGTAAAGGCTGCTTTGAGACTGATACCGGATCTTATTGCACAGGGATATAAGCTTGTAACAGTAAGTGAGATGGCAGAAGCCAAGAATGTGACCTTACAGAATGCATGTTATGTGGATTTCTGGCCGAGCACACTCAGTAATGGAGGCGTGCCGGGATATCAGGGCGGTTCCGATGCGTCAGCTTCCACAGACGGAACAGATGGTACATCTGATGCAAGTGCAGACTCTTCTGACGGAAGCACAGATTCCTCAGATGGAAGTGGGGATTATTCGGATGGAAGTTCAGACGATGGAAGTTCGGATGATGGAAGTTCGGATGACGGAAGTTATGATGATGGAAGTTCAGATGATTCGGAAGATTACAGTGATGATTCTGTAGATTACGGAGATGGAACGGAATAAAAAACATATGCAATCCTGCAGTGTGGACCATACAGAAGAATTACGAATATACGAAAGAGCAAAGAAGAGAGCAATGGTACTTCTTTGCTCTTTATGTTTTTTACAAAAAACACATAAAATATATAAAAAAATTGTTAAATATACACATATTTTTAATTGACGTATGGAATGTCCGTTGGTATAATAAGGCTTATAGAATGACTAAAAGTCAGTTCGTATTCCTGATTGAACTTGCTGTAAGATAGTTACTGTTCATACGCCAAAATTCCATTGCCGCAGGCAATCTGGAATGAACTTTGGCTACGTTACTGAGAATGGAGTGAACAGTAACGTAAGATATCCTGTTACAGTATTATTTTATGGAATCAGTATCTGCAAAAAAGATAGAAACCGAAGTTAAGGGAGGACTCCAGATGGGTGTGAGTATGAAATTTACGGATTTGGATCAATATTTATTTGGACAGGGAACCAATTATGAAGTATATAAGAAACTGGGTGCCCATCCGACTACATACAGACGAAAAAAAGGTGTATATTTTGCGGTCTGGGCACCGAATGCACAGTCTGTTTCTGTAATCGGTGAATTTAATGACTGGGAGGAAGAAGCAAACCCGATGGAGAAGGTTGGGCCGATCGGTGTTTATGAAGTGTTTGTTCCGGGGGCAAAGATCGGACAGCTGTATAAATTCTTTATCGTGGGTGCGCATGGAGAGAAGCTATATAAAGCAGATCCTTATGCAAATGAAGCTGAACTCCGTCCGGGTACAGCCTCCAGGATCACAGATATCACAGACTATAAATGGAAGGATGCCACATGGATCAAGAACAGAGAGAAGTTTGATGAGCAGGTAGAGCCTATGGCAATCTATGAGGTTCATCCGGGTTCATGGAAGAAGCATCCGCAGTCAGAGGAAAATGAAAAAGGATTTTATAACTATAGAGAATTCGCACATGCCCTGGCAGCTTATGTGAAGGAAATGGGATATACCCATGTAGAGCTTATGGGAATCGCAGAGCATCCTTTTGACGGTTCCTGGGGATATCAGGTGACCGGATATTATGCACCGACTTCCAGATATGGAACGCCGCAGGATTTCAAGTATATGGTGGATTATTTACATCAAAATAAGATTGGAGTTATCCTTGACTGGGTACCTGCACATTTTCCGAAAGATGCCCATGGTCTTGCGAACTTTGACGGAACCGCAGTGTATGAGCACGCAGATCCGAGACAGGGAGAACATCCGGACTGGGGTACCAAGATTTATAATTACGGACGCCCGGAGGTTAAGAACTTCCTGATCGCAAATGCCCTTTACTGGGTGGAGGAGTGCCACGTAGACGGACTTCGTGTGGATGCTGTTGCTTCCATGCTTTATCTTGATTATGGTAAGAAGGATGGAGAATGGATCGCAAATAAATATGGCGGAAATCAGAATCTGGAGGCTATTGAATTCTTTAAGCATCTGAATACAGTAGTTCTTGGAAGGAATCATGGAACTGTGATGATCGCTGAGGAATCTACTGCATGGCCGATGGTTACAGGGGATGCAGAGAAGGACGGACTTGGTTTTAGTCTGAAGTGGAATATGGGATGGATGAATGACTTCCTGGAATATATGAAGCTGGATCCGTATTTCCGTAAATTTAATCATAATAAGATGACTTTCTCCATGTCATATGCATACAGTGAGAGATATGTATTAGTTCTTTCTCATGATGAGGTGGTTCATCTGAAATGCTCCATGATTGAGAAGATGCCGGGAGAGTTACCGGACAAATTCAGGAATTTAAAGGCTGCCTATTCATTTATGAACTGCCATCCGGGTAAGAAGCTTCTGTTCATGGGACAGGAATTCGGACAGCTTCGTGAATGGAGTGAGGAGAGAGAACTTGACTGGTTCCTTCTGAATGAAGAGCCACACAAGGAACTTCAGAATTATGTGCATGATCTCCTGACTATTTATAAGAAATATCCGGCACTTTATGCCGGTGATAATAATCCGGAAGGATTTGAGTGGATCAATGCGGATGACGGGGACAGAAGTATTTTCAGCTTTGTGAGAAAGTCTCCTACAAAGAGAAACAATATTCTTTACATAGTTAACTTTACACCTGTTGACCGTCCGGATTACAGGGTTGGTGTTCCGAAGAAAAAACAGTACAAGCTGATTATGGACGAGAATGGACTTCTGGAGCAGCCAAAGACATTTAAGGCAGTGAAACAGGAATGTGATAACAGAGAGTTTTCCTTCGCATATCCGTTGCCGGCTTATGGGGTTGCGATTTTTACATATTAATTTTGAGGGATGATTTCAGGGTATATGTGAATATCTGAGAGAATTATTGTCAGGGGTATGTTATTTATTTGACAATATTGCAGAGTAAGCATGATAATATATGAAAAATTCGTGAAATATAAATAATTGCTTTTGAAATTTATCTGCGTTATAATTATCGCGAACATAAGGAATAGAGAGAATAATGGTTTCCATGTTGAAAGGAGAATGAACATGAAAGTATCTAACATTAAAGACATCGATAAATTTTTTTCTGTAGTTGACAGCTGCGAAGGCAGAGTAGAATTAGTAACAGGCGAAGGTGACAGACTGAACCTTAAATCTAAATTATCCCAGTATGTATCTCTGGCAAATATTTTCTCAGGCGGAGAGATTCCGGAACTTGAGATCGTTGCTTATGAGAAAGACGATATTGATAAATTAATGAGCTTTATGATCAACGGTTGATCATTAGTGTATACAGGCGGGGGCATGATGGTGGATCATGCCCCTTTCTTTGATGTGAACAGGCAGGTTGTTCTGAAGGTATTGAACAGCTGCAGGACATTTGTAAACCAGGGGGCACAGGCGTTTCCTGGTCAAAGTGCGTTGATGGCAGACTTGAATACATTGGACATCTTATGTATAATGAGTACGTTATAGGTAAATATATAAACAGACAGATAATGATGGCAGTTCCCAAAGTTATTCTGTTTGTTCATAAAAATGGCAGAATATAAAAAATGACGGCTATATGGCAGTTATTCAGAAATATAAATTTTAACGAAGAGGAGAAATAAGATAATGGCAACTAAGATTGATATTATTTCCGGTTTCCTTGGAGCCGGTAAAACTACATTGATTAAGAAACTTCTGAAAGAGGCTTATGCAGATGAGCAGGTTGTATTGATCGAGAACGAATTTGGTGAGATTGGCATTGACGGTGGTTTCCTGAAGGAAGCGGGAATCCAGATCCGGGAAATGAATTCCGGATGTATCTGCTGTTCATTAGTGGGAGATTTCGGCACTTCTCTGAAAGAAGTTGTGGACAAATATCATCCGGACAGAATCCTGATCGAGCCATCAGGTGTTGGTAAACTCTCAGATGTTATTAAGGCAGTACAGGGTGTTCAGGGAGATGTGGATATCGTTCTGAACAGCTATACAACTGTAGTTGATGCAAAGAAGTGCAAAATGTATATGAGAAACTTTGGTGAGTTCTTTGATAATCAG from the Blautia wexlerae DSM 19850 genome contains:
- a CDS encoding polysaccharide deacetylase family protein, whose product is MSELKPDSEKKEERLSDKEKVNTEKTNAEELNAEELNAEKPNAEEPNAEEPNAEEPNAEEPNAEEPNVEKLNEEKPNTEEINEEPPAASEDEDFFFDDNKAYEARRAARLERRNKLRRRKKRLRIAVCIVVAAAAAIGIGIGFYGEELQNFVSEQQVKIAQMVKSADRKTEEEKTAQQTNAEAEAENAVTPEVQDTDGLSEEDKTLYRQAKYAAKQYDYDKAISMLQNSETYQTSEKFQHAVKVYQKKKESCVSWPLDQVTHVFYHTLIKDTGKAFDGDYKSGDYDQVMTTIDEFNQITQSMYDKGYVMVSIYDMATADENGNMNAGEILLPPGKVPFVLSQDDVCYYHYMDGDGFATKLIVDEEGKIRNEYVEDDGSISVGDYDMVPLIDRFVEEHPDFSYRGAKGIVALTGYNGILGYRTDSSYETRPDDLDADKVKWLDEHPDFNLNTERENAARVAQAMKDEGWLFASHTWGHQNVSQISLERLQADTQKFKENVDPLIGGTDIIIFAFGADLTSVEDYSGEKFEYLKSQGYNYYCNVDSSQYFVQIRSNYFRQGRRNLDGYRMYYNPELLSDLFDAQSVFDSSRPVPVPTMG
- a CDS encoding polysaccharide deacetylase family protein, with the protein product MRKRIACVTAAILSISLGVSGCGLIPFEQDIPFLSSRAENVETEKKTEQQTIDEQDADTEKSTEDTQQDDGLNEGEQTDNEDTEEADEKQENPMEQAALMAVQYDYDGAIELLKSQPDYESNTDMQSAVSDYENTKSTCTEYPLEQITHVFFHTLIKDTARAFDGDSDTNGYNQYMTTIDEFNKIIQSMYDKGYVMVSPHDMAVINEDGTMSRGSIMLPPGKIPFVLSQDDVSYYHYMDGDGFASKLVVDSNGEVKNEYIEDDGSVSTGDYDMVPLIDTFVKEHPDFSYHGRKGILAMTGYDGVLGYRTDIAYKTGKKLQDDQKKFLKDHPDFNYKQEVKNAKKVAKAMKAEGWEFASHTWGHKDVAATSLDDLKRDDKKWKKYVAPILGETDMIIFAFGADIGSWEGYSADNEKYEFYKSQGYRYFCNVDSSQYFVQITDDYFRQGRRNLDGYRMYYNPEMLSDLFDVSEVWDSSRPTPVPGM
- the tig gene encoding trigger factor yields the protein MKKKIYLAMLAVCFALTASACGDGGAVITDGTKTEGAADGKKAETGTTRLVSVENVEKYITIGEYKGLTLDNTVDAITDDDVQAQIDEDLKDKAEPVSDAAKEGDLVTVNYTGTKDGQTFDGGTANNYDFVIGDGQMFEEFENGVIGMKKGDTKEIKIDFPSDYADETLAGKEVIYKVTVQNVRREGELTDEWVAKNTDYTTVDDYRESIRSELEKNAKESAQEVLKNTAWSTVLENSEVKEYPQEDVDKAVSEFKKSMEVYAKQADMTLEEFTDSQGISQDDFDEQCQQYAEGKVKQNLIVQGIMDAEGLSLDDKESLQLQDKLVEQMGVSSIAELVGTYGQDYVDESVGLLRVEEFIIKNASVSEKVANGDVLADDADAVAENAEQDSDQNVSDEDTDDSGQDNSDVDENLEEELGTEDVDQSE
- a CDS encoding polysaccharide deacetylase family protein — translated: MRRKKRQMMIRHYTKVGLCVIGMILAVVFVVRGIIIPIAHHVAGGGSSDQTVQAQADTEEVQANSDAAVRQPLKGKSDTDKVAAMTAGWHEDANGKWYQNTDGTYFSNGFQDIDGVTYSFDGNGYIQTGWVEKGVKDYYFNEDGSYDPSKVRPMLALTFDDGPGQYTDELLDCLEQNNAHATFFMLGQNVSSYPDAPKRMLELGCEIGSHSWDHTQLTRIDLDAVAKQFSDTDDALIQACGQAASVARAPYGDGNSDIYNTVNKPFFMWSLDTEDWKLLDADADYSAVMNGDLTDGTIILMHDIHEPSVKAALRLIPDLIAQGYKLVTVSEMAEAKNVTLQNACYVDFWPSTLSNGGVPGYQGGSDASASTDGTDGTSDASADSSDGSTDSSDGSGDYSDGSSDDGSSDDGSSDDGSYDDGSSDDSEDYSDDSVDYGDGTE
- the glgB gene encoding 1,4-alpha-glucan branching protein GlgB — translated: MGVSMKFTDLDQYLFGQGTNYEVYKKLGAHPTTYRRKKGVYFAVWAPNAQSVSVIGEFNDWEEEANPMEKVGPIGVYEVFVPGAKIGQLYKFFIVGAHGEKLYKADPYANEAELRPGTASRITDITDYKWKDATWIKNREKFDEQVEPMAIYEVHPGSWKKHPQSEENEKGFYNYREFAHALAAYVKEMGYTHVELMGIAEHPFDGSWGYQVTGYYAPTSRYGTPQDFKYMVDYLHQNKIGVILDWVPAHFPKDAHGLANFDGTAVYEHADPRQGEHPDWGTKIYNYGRPEVKNFLIANALYWVEECHVDGLRVDAVASMLYLDYGKKDGEWIANKYGGNQNLEAIEFFKHLNTVVLGRNHGTVMIAEESTAWPMVTGDAEKDGLGFSLKWNMGWMNDFLEYMKLDPYFRKFNHNKMTFSMSYAYSERYVLVLSHDEVVHLKCSMIEKMPGELPDKFRNLKAAYSFMNCHPGKKLLFMGQEFGQLREWSEERELDWFLLNEEPHKELQNYVHDLLTIYKKYPALYAGDNNPEGFEWINADDGDRSIFSFVRKSPTKRNNILYIVNFTPVDRPDYRVGVPKKKQYKLIMDENGLLEQPKTFKAVKQECDNREFSFAYPLPAYGVAIFTY